A stretch of DNA from Bacteroidales bacterium WCE2008:
GTTGACATCCTCTATCCAGTCGTCCTCTCCGAGAAGTTTCTTGGCGGCAAAATACTGTTCGGAACCCGTTCTGTCATGTCCGGCCTTGAAACTGGTCATGGACGATTTCATGTACCTGTAAGAGGCATTCTCCGGTTCCAGGCCGATTATAGTCAGTTCGTACCACGTGCGGAAAGGATATACAAGGTAGCCTTCTTCATTCTCATATCTCTCAGAAGGGCCAAGAATTACACTTGTGCCGCCCTGCATCTGCCTGTCGTCCCAGAGCTTGGCGAGGAAGGTGGTATCTAGGTCGCCTTTGGTGACGGTGCCGGCGTCGGAGTCCACTATCCATTTCCTGCATCCGATCCTGAGGCCCTGGGGATAAATGGAGCTCTTCGCCTTCACATGGATCCTCCTCGTGGTCCTGTCGCCCTTCTTGCCAGTCCAGACAGTGATGTCCGTCTCGCCGTCGGACTTGTACTTCAGGCGGAACGTGTTCCCGTCAATCCTGGACACCTCAACTATCTTTCCGGATCCCGACTCCACGGCAACCCCGGCGAACTTGGCGTCAGTACTCTCCGCATGAATCGTCACCTTGTTCATCTTCGTGACGTAAAGGTCATCGATGCTCTCCCCGACACTGTCAAGCCGGCCGATCCCGTCGACTGTCCAAGGCACGACATAACCCTGACGGTTCTCCTCGATGCTCAATGTATAATCCACCGGCTCCGAGGTGGGAGAATCCTCTGTCTTCCCGCCCTTGCAGCAAGTCAAAAAGGAAACGAATAAAACTGTCGCTAAAACCCGGACGCAACGGATCATGTTGCTGGAAATAGGAAAGGTTGCCATATCTTTTTCATTTTCACCAAGATACGCATAAAAAACCTGTTCCGCAATCCTTTTCCGGAAAAATTCGAATTTACTTAGCGAATACGAAGCGTATGTCGACCGGAATCTTCTCGAGTTCGAGAGCGACGACGTCAGCCTTGATGGAGGCAGGCATCTCGGAATACTTCACTACAAAGGCGGAAGCAGCTGCAGCATCGCCTTCAGCCTGGAGCTTGAGCACCTCGGCGGCGAAAGCCTCGATAGCCTCGGAAGCCTTGGCGTAATCGATAGTATAGTATCCGGCCTCGTTATTCCTTACGAGAGCCTCTTTCTCGACGAGATAATTGTAGATCATCACATTAGCCTTGCCGGTACCCTCCTCTACGCCGAAACGTGCAGAACGGATAAGGCTGGTAACGAAAGTAGTGATGAAATCCTCCTTCTGGAGAAGATTAGGGAAGACATGCCTCTCTCCGAGGCGCTTTGCAAGATATACGCCGAGGATATTGGCCTTAGCCTCCTCGAGAGTATATGCATCTGCACCGAGGACATCAACGACATCGCGGCCGTCAAGAGTCTGCTTGACGCCGAGGCCATGGGCAACTTCGCGGAAGGCGATATTCCAGTAGAAAGCGTCCACGTCGAGATGGGCCTTCTGGGAAGACTCAAGAAGAAGCTGGCCTACAGGGAAAACCGTACGGTTGAACTTCTCGCGGATGACATTATTGAATAATATCGTACGTGTACCTCTCTCAGCCTGCACGCGCGGATCATAAGGAAGATTGATGGCAATCACCTTGAAACCGGCATTGTAATTACCAGCGTAGTAAAGCACGTCGCAAGCGAAGATATTATTGTCGGAACCAGGGACGAAAGACTTGTACTTCTCGTCGCACGGGAGCATGGCCTGAAGCTCCGGAGCCATGTCCGCGTAGCGGGAGAGCATAGCTGTATGGAGAGTATCCTTAAGCATCACGACGGCTCCGTAAGAAGCCTTGAGACCCCTGTACTCGTCATCATCCTTCTCGTTAGGGCCGATGACCAGGTCCATCTTGCTGTCATTCATGTCGAGCCATGCAAGCTCGCTCTCGTAATAATCATCGGTACGGAGAGCCTCGGCCTTCTTGAGAAGATAATTGCGCACGGAAGGCTTGATAGTGATATCGGCAGCAGCGACAAGATAATTGTAGATCTTGTCCACATGCTCCTTGTAAGCCTCGTGGTAAGGGATGGCGACGAGCTTGCCCGCCTCATCTCTACGGATCATCGTATATGGGCTATTCTTTGCAGGATCGGCGAAGGCCTCGAACTCGGCCTCGGTCATATCCTCAGGATAGAAATTCGAGCCGAAAGGTCTGTCGCCATAACCTTTCACGAAAGGTTTTCCGGTGATTCTGTTCCATGGGCCATAATTGACCATGGCGAAATCGCGGGCCGGCTCAGGAAGAGAATCCATGAGAGCCTTGTCGCCGAAATTCTGGTCCCAGAAGATCTTGTCGGCTTCGTCGGCCGCAAAGCGGTAAAGGTTAAGGACTTCCTTGCCATTGTCGGAGATATCGTTGATCGAGGCAGGGACCTCAAGATGGACAACGGCATAATTGTCGAGGTTAGCCTCGAGTCTGGTCTTAGGCTGTCCGCAAGAAACAACGGCAGCCGCGAAAATTGCTGCAAAAATATAACGTCTCATATTTAACTTTTCACGGCGTCTGACCGACGTCTAAATGCATTGCAAATTAAGCAATTTTATCGAATATTTGAAAGAAAAGGAAGGTGATTTCGTATCAGGGCGACGACAGACTTACGCTCCCAGCTATACATACCGACGAAATACACGCAAATGCAGGAAACAGCGAAAGTTACGCCAATTCCGGCCAGCCTCGGCCAAAGCTCGGCAGTCACCCCCGAAAGGAGAGCCGAAACAGCCGGTTTGTACAGGGCCATATAACCGCCCATCAGCGCGAGGACCAGCGCCGGAGTAACATACGCCTTCCGGAAATACTCGGCGACGTCGAAACCGATCAGCCTGCGCAGCAGCACCAGCTCTACGATACGGAAGACGACCGAATACCCGATAAATACCCATATTATCGTCACCGGAGGAGCTCCCAGGGCGAATGCCAGAGC
This window harbors:
- a CDS encoding Peptidase family M49 is translated as MRRYIFAAIFAAAVVSCGQPKTRLEANLDNYAVVHLEVPASINDISDNGKEVLNLYRFAADEADKIFWDQNFGDKALMDSLPEPARDFAMVNYGPWNRITGKPFVKGYGDRPFGSNFYPEDMTEAEFEAFADPAKNSPYTMIRRDEAGKLVAIPYHEAYKEHVDKIYNYLVAAADITIKPSVRNYLLKKAEALRTDDYYESELAWLDMNDSKMDLVIGPNEKDDDEYRGLKASYGAVVMLKDTLHTAMLSRYADMAPELQAMLPCDEKYKSFVPGSDNNIFACDVLYYAGNYNAGFKVIAINLPYDPRVQAERGTRTILFNNVIREKFNRTVFPVGQLLLESSQKAHLDVDAFYWNIAFREVAHGLGVKQTLDGRDVVDVLGADAYTLEEAKANILGVYLAKRLGERHVFPNLLQKEDFITTFVTSLIRSARFGVEEGTGKANVMIYNYLVEKEALVRNNEAGYYTIDYAKASEAIEAFAAEVLKLQAEGDAAAASAFVVKYSEMPASIKADVVALELEKIPVDIRFVFAK